Sequence from the Bombus pyrosoma isolate SC7728 linkage group LG3, ASM1482585v1, whole genome shotgun sequence genome:
AATCTGCGATTACAAGAACCGAACTAAATGCGATCTCGCTTTGGAACCGGAGCTCACGGAGATTTTGATGAAGAGCCACGATCCGGAGGAATTGAAGTACATTTGGGTCGAATGGAGGAAAGCAACTGGCGAAAAGATGAAACCATTGTACGAAAGATACGTTGAACTGAGCAACTTGGCTGCTacattaaacaattattcCGACAACGCGGCTTACTGGCTTAAGGATTACGAGGCTGATGACTTCCCCGAGCAAATTGGCAAGTTAAACATTGAgagataatatatttagtaatacaGCGTATTCTataaggaaaaataagaaagaaatatcacaTAAGCCATagatttacaatttcattaaaaagttggaacaaaaataggaaataacaGCAGATTGGTTTCTCATAGACACttaataaagatttaatagacatttaatagaaatttaaaggaGATTCACTATCTTGTTAATATTAAGAGAAATATACAGCTCTTAACGACCCTCTCCTAAATTTAGACATCGTTAGAGACATTTAAGACGCCTCGTTAGAGACATTTCTACTACAATTAATATCTCATAAAAGATTCATTTACAGAAGTAGCgatttttgtaagaaatatttttaacaagttttaattataatataaatatttctgtcgATAATATCAAATGAAACATCGAAtgatgttttataaatattctataaaaactTTATTGCGgaagaatacaaatatttcgtatgaAGCGTAGAAAGTTTACAAGAGAATGTTTAGTaatcgtttcgatatttttcaaacagaaaaagatgaaaaagaaatatctagtCCTTAACGTAAATACTTAATgagttagaaaatattcagaaacaAAATACGTATCGCGTCTCATGCACCGATATACGAACTGtgataaattaacattttcgtCAGATAACGTGattgtgaaaattaatatttcttttaattttaatataatacattatatttttcaaggaaatatACTTCTCTTGTTAAATTCAATCCTTGtcgttaaaagtaaaattaatatatctctataaaaaatattgtgcgcttaaaaatcgaaaacaaaaggaaataaattctaattgtCACTGAATATTAGACTTCCAATGATGAAACTAACAACTATTTCTATCCTATTTGGAGAAACTGTAAAGTCATAAATGgtctttatttatgtatttataaaatacatttataaaatttattttattgaaacgcTTACTAGCTTAATAATCATCTTGCTTccaaaacgaaaatattttttcttttacttcaataatacttatgaaaatagaagttcaaaaatgtttcgatAACACCGTTTAACGTCTAATTTTCAACATAAGTCCGAATAAATATTACCGAAATGCTACAttcatttgtaataaaatattttcagaggCACTCTGGCAACAACTGAAACCTCTTTATTTGCAATTGCACGCATACGTTCGCCGAGAACTTCGGAAAAAATACGGTGAGGATATCGTTTCGAAAGATGGCCCCATCCCAGCACATTTATTGGGCAATATGTGGGCGCAAACTTGGGCGAACGTCGCAGAGTTCGCTATTCCATATCCAGGAAAACAAATGCCAGATGTCACCAATGCAATGATTAAACAAGGTTTGATTAGCATTTAGACGTCAATTAATAACGtacatatgcatacatatagtacaatttatttcgtaaagaaaaaattggcaacaaaaattgtataactCACTCTCTATAACGTTAGAAtctgtaatttcatattaattatgaatgtataaacgaatttattgtgctatattctaatttatatgaattcgTTTCGTTGCTCGGCATACATTATTTTGGTGTTTATATtgtgtttgtaaattttacatttcaatataaaatctCTGATCCTgattgtacaaaattttttgaaacatttttaaatgtttactGTATAATTCTGAGGATTTCTTCAAAGGTCgctaatttatttgtatattcgATTTTGTAGTCAATATGTAGAGATTAAATTAAGTGTAAAAAATCCACAAATATTAACAACACAGGAGGAATATTATGTCGATGTAGGATATAAAGAAtacaataatatcaattattatagaGGACTAAAATccttaaaagattaaataggcaatatgttttaaaaaaacttttaaatatgtttgtaAAATAGGAAACtatagtatagtatatgtttaattataagtataatatacgTCTGAAATACTAATAgatatatcaattaataacatacaccttaaaatatttagagatcatttgataattaaaaacaaataatattacttctAGTATCTAAAAGCCACTATATCAACATATCATATAAATTCAATGTTATTAAATCTAACGTATCTTTTCAGTTTttgatatacaatttttcttcaaatacgagatttttttcattatgttGATCAATGTACCAAGCTTAGAAGTTAGAAGTCAAACTTACAGACAGATTCCtgtattctttattatataatcgTTCCCTCAGGATACAACGCAACAACTATTTTCCGTGTTGCTGAAGATTTCTTCACCTCAATCAATCTCACCGCAATGCCAGATCTGTTCTGGGAACGATCGATATTAGAAAAGCCAAAGGATCGCGAACTGATCTGTCACGCGAGCGCTTGGGACTTCTATGATGGCAAGGACTTTAGAATTAAACAGTGTACCAGAGTTAACATGGAAGATCTGTTGACCGCGCATCACGAGATGGGTcacgtggaatattttttgcaaTACAAAAATCAACCCAGCATTTTCAAGGAGGGTGCGAATCCTGGATTCCATGAAGCTGTTGGCGATGTTATATCGCTTAGCGCATCTACACCGAGTCACCTGAAAACCATTAagtaaatgatattaattatacatactttacaaaatattaatttatatattttgaactTCAAACTTTGATTAGTCCATCTATAAAGTGTATATAATGAATTCAAATACCGAAATAATTTgcatacatttaatttaataaggTATTAATGCAACTACAAATATGTGCAATTTTTTTAGCAGGGACGtaatctttatataaattaattcctTGTATCAtagtgtataaaaatataaaaatttgataattaaaaactgaatattttataatggaaatacattttattatatcttagaTTATTGGATGATGATTCAACTGACATGGAGACCAATATCAATCACCTTTTCTTGAAAGGCCTTGAAAAAATTGTCTTCTTACCATTTGCATATATGATGGACAAATGGCGATGGAATGTATTCCAGGGACGAGTCACAccagataattataattgtaactGGTTAGTACTGTCTCTgagttattaatatataaattacaataattaaaatttggaaagattacaaagagaaagagataaacaaaaaaatgcaaattctaTTGACTTATTATagattaatgtaattattaaatttaacttGTCATATATCTCCtttgatataaaatgattttataatgcGGATGTATTCTTTTTACCttgtaattcataaatttttaattattattaattaggtGGGATCTTGCTGAAGATTTTCAAGGTATTGAACCACCAGTGGATCGATCAGAAGATGATTTTGACCCTGGTGcgaaatatcatataatagcAGATGTTGAgtatttgagatatttcgtAAGCTTTGTGGTGCAATTCCAATTCCATAAAGCACTTTGTACAGAAGCAAAACAATATGATCCAGAAAATCCAAATTCAAAGCTACTACATGAatgtgatatttataataacaaagCAGCAGGAAACTTATTAAAGTAAGTTTCcacttttccaattttataattcacttGATATAAAATGACTATTagaatttatggaaatttattattggaaTATAGGTCCATGTTGGAACTGGGAGCCTCGAAACCTTGGCAAGATGCAATGGAAAAAATTACAGGCCAGAAAAACATGGACTCTGCTGGACTCTTGGAATACTTCAAACCACTGACAGATTGGCTCacagaagaaaacaaaaaaactaATGAATATATTGGATGGAAACCTAGAGAAAGACGTATGTAttcttacaataaaatatgattcatgtatataatacaatacaattcaatttaaatacaaCTACACTACACAAAATACACAACTACACAAATACAACAATACAAAAATGTGTagtaatttatcaaaatttatttgtccCAGAATGTGTACAAACCAGATCAGAACTTGCAGCTGTTGAAACAACTGAAGCATTAGAGTAAAAAATACATTCTTCTGAATAGTATCTCATTAAATACtccaaaaaaattatttctccgtTTTGACATAAAAGACGCATCAAATAATAGTTTATGGCATTATTTCTTGCAgaataaaagacaaaaatatgtaagtatCCAGTGATAAATAAGTACATTATGAAATCATAAATTCTTactttttccaaataaaaatcacattcCAATTTTACGATGTTCGTGTTATTTTGCTTTCCCCTGTCCTCTTCCACGTTTATTAGACTTATCACTACTATTTTTGCCTTTCTTCTCAGTTTTATCAGCATTTTTACCCTTTGATTCAGTATTCTTGTTTGTACCAGCTTTCTTTGCCTGAAAtgcgttgtaatcaataaataatatcgtaataaacatataatttcaataatgtaatctattttccaataaacCTTAATCATCTTATCTGCATCAATGTTATCGTCATTTTGATCAGAGtcaatttcttcttcctcctcttctaaGAAACCTTCTTGTATACTTGATgttacttttttctttgatGTTCCACTCACTATATAAGGTAGAGCCacggaatttttattatatgctCTTGTAAAAGCAGCTTTCACCTATAAGATGAAAGATGACTTTTCTATACATCACTATgtcaaaatgattaaaaattatctagAATTTATAACATACCTTACTATCTATAATTTGAAACGGATCACGATCACCAGGCCATAGAGAAATTTCTACCAATGAATCTAGATCTTCCctattaacaataaaaaataataaagtttaatactaaaaatcaataatacaataaactctaattttcatataactaatcttaatgaaatattaaccTGAGTAAATGATACTGGTTCATAACATCAATTGCTGCATCTACATTTTCAATACCTCCAACTGCTAAAGGTCTGAGAATAGTATTTCTAAGAGGTCTAATGTAGTCCAAGTTTATAGCCTCCTTACTCGCACCCGTAGCCAAACGTGCATGTGAAGTAATTTCCTGCATTAAACTATAAATCATATCATTAAAAACttcatatacaaaatataataataaatgaaaaagttaataattatGACATTACCGATTAAGTTTACCAGTTTTTGAATTACGTCCAAGCCAagctggaaaattaatttggcCACCAATGTGACCAGACATTGCTGTTCCAG
This genomic interval carries:
- the LOC122566225 gene encoding angiotensin-converting enzyme-like, which gives rise to MLRPLLVATLVTLVLGIPTSQDVDNAAVDSEADLLKAKQFLEKINSEHAEWSNKYTLADWDYASNLTSENLANKLNTSTEAAQYFKSAWKKVNEYPWSDIKDPNVRRQFKKFSVLGRSALPEDSYQEYEKIVSDMENIYSTAKICDYKNRTKCDLALEPELTEILMKSHDPEELKYIWVEWRKATGEKMKPLYERYVELSNLAATLNNYSDNAAYWLKDYEADDFPEQIEALWQQLKPLYLQLHAYVRRELRKKYGEDIVSKDGPIPAHLLGNMWAQTWANVAEFAIPYPGKQMPDVTNAMIKQGYNATTIFRVAEDFFTSINLTAMPDLFWERSILEKPKDRELICHASAWDFYDGKDFRIKQCTRVNMEDLLTAHHEMGHVEYFLQYKNQPSIFKEGANPGFHEAVGDVISLSASTPSHLKTIKLLDDDSTDMETNINHLFLKGLEKIVFLPFAYMMDKWRWNVFQGRVTPDNYNCNWWDLAEDFQGIEPPVDRSEDDFDPGAKYHIIADVEYLRYFVSFVVQFQFHKALCTEAKQYDPENPNSKLLHECDIYNNKAAGNLLKSMLELGASKPWQDAMEKITGQKNMDSAGLLEYFKPLTDWLTEENKKTNEYIGWKPRERQCVQTRSELAAVETTEALE